The sequence below is a genomic window from Phaeodactylum tricornutum CCAP 1055/1 chromosome 14, whole genome shotgun sequence.
TGCATATCATGGAAGGCGTGAAGGACCAGAACGGATACGCCGAGTGGATGGCTATCAAGGAATGGTATGGTATGTCGGATACCGGTCGGACGATCATTGACAAGTATCGTAGCAAGCTGGATGCGCTACTGCTTGACAATGCAACCCCAGCCGGAACCTTTGTCAACCATTTCAAGAGATTCAGCCAGAAGCTCAAAGAAAACGGTGAGGGCTACACGGCGGATACGAAACGACGTCAGTTTCTCGACAAGATCATTGACAAAGACTACGATGTGGTCAAACAGCAGTTGGAAGGTGATTCAACTGCGGATTTCAATGAATGTGTTGCGCGCATTCGTATGCGCGAGCAAGTCCTCATGAAGGACTCCACGATGTCGGCCAAGAAAGCTAGACGCTTCAAGTCGAACGAGGGCGGCAAGTCGAACGGTGGAGGTCCGTCAAGTGGGAAAATTCCTTCGATTCCAAACTCTATACTTAACCTGGTCAAGCCGGCAAGTGCTCGCAAGAATCTAATCAAGTGGAGAGGAGTTTGAACTCCGAAGGGCGCATTCTTCGATCGGACGAACTGGCAAGCACTGAGTATGACGGGAAAGGTAAAACTCCGTCGAAAAGAGAGCACGACAATGATAGTTCCGACGAATCCGTCAAGACCCGCAACACCCAAGGCAAGGGGGGTTCCTTGTCCAAGAAGGGCAAGAGAGGCAAGGGGAGGCGAATCACTGGTGTTGTCCGTCGAACGGAAACGAAGACATCCGGCACGCCTGACTCCTCTATCCGGATCAGTTTGAAGGATCCGGACGACCACGTCGAAGTTGATGAGTATGACGATGTCGAAATTGAGTCCGGTCAAGACGAAGATTCTACTGCACCTGTGAAGAAAGAACGGgcgaaaaagcagaagaaTCCGTCGAAGCGGAAGCACAAGCGTGCCAAGTCTCGTCGAAGCCCTATCTCCCGCCACGGACGCGTAGGCAACGAGAAACCAAGAGCTATCCTAGACCCAGGGACTGAGTGCGATATTGTTGGCGGGGACGTATGGACAGTTCTGGAAAAGGTGATTGGTGTAGAAGCCCAGCTAGGCGGAGCTTTAGCAGGGATGGGCAGATGCAGTCTGCCACTGGTTAACGCGGTGGCTGTGTACAATCATTCTAAAGGAGGAACAATCCTAATTGGTGCCGGTAACGTGGGATACGATGAACGAAGCACCCAGACGGAGTCGTTGTTTAACACACACGAGTTACGAAAACACGGTGTCATTGTTTCGGACACGACCCTCTGAGATGGAGGGcttcaaagcattgaagtCGACGGAATTTCCATTGCATTGGACTTTGTCGACGAGAAAACGCTTTCGTTTTACCTATGCAAACCGACCGAAAAGGAGCTAGAGAACTTGGAAATTCACTGGTTAAGTCCTCGAAGGCTAGTTAGATCTAGCATCCATCCTATTCGATGCACGCCGGTTGCTATAGTTCCTGAGCGGGCTCCGTGGGCCGAACGGCTTGGAAACTGCCCGGAGTTTACTTTATCGAAGACTCTCCTGGCGATGACGCAACTATGTGCTGCCCCGGTCGAAATGGATAAACGAGAAGCTCCGCGTCAGCATCGCAAGTCTCGTATTCATGCTTTGCATCCTCGTCAAATCGAGGGTCGCACTGATTCGGATACATTCTTCTCGTCCGTCGAGTCTATTGAAGGGTTTCTGTGTGTGCAGATTTTCTCTTGCCATGAATCTAACTATACTTATCTTAGAGGTATGAGAAAGGAGTCGCAGTCGCACGGAGCGTATCAAGATTTTTTACGGAATGTGGGAGCACCTAATGTTCTATTAACCGACAATGCTAGAACGCAAATCGGTAAAAAGTGGACTAAGACTAGTCGGGAAAATGTAACTCGACAGATCAAGTCCGTTCCGAAcaatcaaaaccaaaaccaagCCGAACGCAAAATTCAAGATGTGAAAAAACGAACTATTCTCACTTTGCGATATGGAAAAACACCGCTCACATTTTGGTGTTTTTGCCAACAATTTATTGTCGACTGTTTGAATCATTCGGCTCACAAGGATTTAAATTTTCGCACCCCAATGGAAAAAATGTACGGTCACACACCTGATATTTCCATGTTTCGATTCCGATTCTGGGAACCCGTTTGGTACTATGAACCGATGGCCAAGTACCCAGCTCCTAATTTTCTCCctggttgtttcgttggaaTTGCCTGGGACCATGGCGACGATTCAGCACTTCAGTCTTTCGACCCGCTGAACAACGACGCGGAGGTCGAGATGACAAGCGAGATCAACGACTACCTTGACACAAATGAGTCCGCGGCTTCATGAGTTGGCGGAGCCCATGTCACAAAAATCGTCGGACACAATTGGATGGACGGTCGACTCAAGCTGAAGGTAACTTGGGCTACCGAGCAGACAACTTGGGAGGAACTTCGAGACATGAAAGAGGATCACCCCAAGATGACTGCGGAATACATCGTGAGCATGGGGGGCGTTAGTAGGTCAACAATGAGAGGAGACCAAACACTAGACTGGGCAAAGAAGACACTTCGCGATCTGCAACGAGCAGTACGAAGAGTCGCTAGGCTGTACAATTTTCATCTAGACAAAAACAACGACGTCTATTTGGTTAGACGCGTTCAAAAATGTAAGAAGAAGATCTACTCTATTAAGCCTATTTTGAAATATGGCGTCAGAGTTCCAAGAAGTGTTTGAGACGCAATTGAGTTGGACAAGTCCAATGGTAATTCCCTTTGGCAAGACGCGATCAAACTTGAAATCACAAGTCTCATTGATTTGGAGTGCTTTGAATTCAAGCCAAGCAATTTTTTGCCGGGTAACAAATTTCAGAAGACTACCCTCATGACTGTGTTTGATGTCAAGCAAGATCTTTGTTGCAAGGCCAGACTAGTTGCTGGCGGTCACCTTGTCAATGCATTGGATCACGACATTTACTTTTTGACGGTCAAAGGCATTAGTGTGAAGTTACTCCATGTAATTGCGCACAAGGCCAACCTGAAGCAACTTTGCGGAGACGTGGCAAATGCTTATGTAAATGCCTACACAAACAAGAAGGTATATGCAAGGCAGGACCCGAATTTGGCAGCAATCTTGTAGGCAGCATTGTTATTATACGGAAAGAAAGATTGAAAAGGCCGGTGGTGCATTGGATGCAAAAAGTATCTTGTCAAAGCAATCAAGCAAGTAGAAAATATTTTTGGTAGTTTGAAAAAATACTCATGTCCGTCTGAGACAGGCAACCACCCGGAATTGGATTCTACACCTTTGTTGAGCGACGATGAGCATTGAAAGTACCAAATGTTGATTGGAATCCTAGTTTGGGTCATGACTATTGGACGGATTGACGTCGCACACGCGACATCTTCTCTTTCACGCTTCACTGCGTGCCCTCGAAAGGGACATTTGGAGCGACTTTTGAGGGTTTTTGGATTTCTAAAAAAGCGACCAAATTGGCGAATTGTTGTAGACTCCCAAGATCCCATCTATGAAGGCGGAGAAGATTTGTTGTCCCGAGATTTCACGAAAGAACTTGGCGATCAGTATCCTGGAGCTTTTGAAGAAATCGATGCTAACCTTCCCAAGCCACTGATCAACGAAATCGAAATAACCGTGTTTGTCGACTCAGACCACGCCCACGACAAGGTCTCGAGGCGTTCCATAACGGGTCTTTTGATTTTCGTCGGGCGTACCCCTGTGTTTTACACAAGTAAGCGACAGGGAGCTATTGAAACGTTGACATACGGTGCCGAATTCTGTGGAATGAAAACCGCCGTCGAGGAGTTGATTGCAGTACGTTACATGCTTCGATGCCTGGGTGTAAAGGTCGAACATGCGAGTATGATTTGTGGGGATAACCTTGGAGTAATCCAAAACGCCACAATATCGGAAAGtctattgaagaaaaaacaCGTTGCGATCGCGTATCACAAGACGCGCGAAGCCGCGGCCGCCGGAATATGTCACCCTATCAAGATGGGTGGGGTCAACAACTTTGCAGACACGCTTACCAAGGCACAAACGATTGAAACGTTTGCACGCTGGTCGGTGGGTTTATGTTTGGTTAATCCGGGCACGTGGCTACGGATGAAGAGGagtgttagaattgtgtgtgtagtacaagagacacttcggcatgtcaccagatgacgcagacggtgcgtgtgtcatccgtcgctactttcctttgtctgtgcaactatggaagccactcgttggttctagtaacatgtaaaggataactactctaagaaatactgcgggagctcttttcccacttctggttggtaatcaccgattggaaaagagcatctcgtagggcactaacaggccaacaattgttcTAGGCATAGCATACTTTTATTAGTCAAACCAGAGCGAACCTTCGTAATGGAAGTCTCCGCCCGCACTTCCGCGGACCGTCGCGGTGGATATGGACACGACACCTTGTTCTTGCTTGTAAAAAATAAATGTCAGTGAGATATACGTCGACTAATCAATCAAAGACGCCACGTCATACGAACGTCAGAATTGGAAGGCCCAGCGCCCGTCTTTCTATTTCAAGATCGATCGAGATCCGCAACCTGTGAAAACCTCGGAATCTTTACAATACAATCCAAATTCAAATTACGGAGAACATTGTGGACAAGAAGTGTCATCGCAGTTGATTACCCATTGTAGCATCATTGAATCCGGCAGCATCTTGACAACCCAAGCAATCCGCTTGCCACAAACAGAGCTTGCGTAAACCGGTCACACCGCCACACGCGTTCGCCGGATACGTCCCATGTCGGGCACTACATCCGTCGCCACCACGACGCCTAACGGCATCACGACTTCTGTACCGTATGCTGCGACAATGAGTCCGCACGTGCACTCATTCGGCACCGCCGTCAGTAGTGGCGGCGATTCCGCCAATGGTGTTTCGTCGACGACCTCCACTTCCTCGTCGGTGGCGACAAAGAACATCACCTACGCGCAACAACCAAACTTGCCGCGTTTGCCCATTCCGTCGCTCGAAGAAACTATAACCAAGTTTCCCAGCTATGTGGCGGCGCTACAGACGCCTGAGCAACAGACCGAGACGCGACGACTCTGTGACGACTTTCTGCAAGGGGTGGGTCCCAAACTACAGCAAGCCCTCCTAGAATACGAACAGGAGGGTATTGAACACGGAACCCGCGGAAGCTATATTGAAGAATTTTGGAACGAATCCTATCTAGCTCCGGATGAATCCGTCGTGCTAAATTTGAATCCATTTTTCGTACTGGAGCAAAGCCCTGATCCCAAAATTGCCAAGGATCAGCTCCGACGGGCCGCTAGTCTTACCTTTGCCTCGGTCAAGCTCGCTAGTCTCCTCCGCCACGAAACTCTCACGCCCGATATTTTTCGAGGCAAACCCTTGTGCATGGATCAATTCAAGGTCCTGTTCGGATCGGCCCGTCAGCCCGGAGGCAAGCAAGTTTGCGATCAAGTCACGGTCTATAACGATAGCACCCACGGTACGTACGACAAGGCAAACTACGTTTGTGACTTAGGTAACTGCACCTGACTTTGCTACTCGTTTTGACAGTCGTCGTCTTGTGTCAGAAACAATTTTACTATTTTCCGGCACTCTGGCCTGAATCAGGCCACGTGGCAgtggacgaagccgacaTTCTTGATATTTTAACGGCCATCCGCTTGCACGCTGCCAAAACGGATCCGGAAGAAGCCAGCAAAACGGCACTCGGGGTTTTGACCTCTTTACCCCGATCGGAATGGTCCACAGTCCGCGACGAGCTCTGTTTGGATCCGGTCAATTGCGCTGCCCTCCATTTGATTGATTCGGCACTCTTTGTCCTCGTCCTGGACGACTTTACCTCATCCTCCGACCACGCTCTGGCTGGAAACATGCTCCACGGAACCAACGTTCTACCCGATACAATCGATGGTTACCAAGAGGGAAGTTGTTTGAACCGATGGTACGACAAGTTACAGCTTATTGTCTGTAAGGATGGTAGCGCCGGGGTCAATTTTGAGCACTCTGTGATAGATGGCCACACAGCGCTACGTTTTGTGTCGGATGTATTTGCGGAGACAGTTGTTATTTTCGCCGAGTCAATTACAGCACTTATTTACGGGAAAGGTCGAGTGCCTCATGTGGTGGAAGCCCAAGTGGAGCGTGCCGCCAATACAACGGATGTACATGGACGACCGTTACTTGATGTCTTTCCGAAGAAGCTACTCTTCAATCTATCTACGTTTGCCTTAGAACGAATTCACTACGCGGAAACGGCCCTTTGTGATCAAATATGGTCGTGCGATACCCACGTCCTCGAGTCTCAAACTTACGGGAAGTCGCTGATTGTGGCGAACAAATTGTCGCCTGATTCGTTTGTACAAATGAGCATCCATCTCGCCTATTACGAGATGTACGGCCGACTTGTTTGTGGATACGAGCCGGTCTTGACCAAGTCTTACTTCCACGGGAGGACCGAGGCTGTCCGCAGTGCCACTCCGCAAGTCAAGAAGCTCTGTGAGCTGTGGACGGACAAGGCGGCTTCTCCGGCTCAGCGACTCGAGGCTTTACGCGAAGCAACACAGGAACATTCGCGGCTTGTCAAAGAGGCGGCGCAGGGCAAAGGTGTTGATCGCCACTTGTTTGCGCTCAGGTCACTGGCCGCGCATCAGAATTTGCCCATCCCTGAGTTTTTTCACAGCGAAGCATGGCGACTACTGAATCACACCATTTTATCCACGTCAAACTGTGGTAATCCGGCCCTGAAGCTCTTCGGGTTTGGCCCCGTTGTCCATGATGGCTTTGGGATTGGCTACATTATCAAAGATAACGGAATTTCTTATTCAATCAACAGTAAACACCGTCAGACGGCTCGATACGTACGGACGCTCGAGGGTGTCCTACACAAGCTCAGACTGTTGTTCAATACCGCGACGGGTATGCAGGTATCTCAGCGATCCAGTCTCCGTGAACTCAAGCGAAGGCCTTTTGTTTCGACTTACGATGACATTTATGGCGAAAGTGCGGGAAAAAAGGACTTTTCTATGCCTCGCGAGTCCGAGCCGAGTATTGCGGAAGATCATCCTGTAGATCACCATCGTGGCCATCAAGCAGACGGATCTTTCTTTTCGACGGTGAACGAGCGAACGTCGAGTGTGAGGCTCTTGGACTTGCCTAAGATTCACATCAACCTGAAACTTGATGGAGAAGAGTTGACCGATGAAGACGCGACGTAAACGCTAGTTTGCTTGTGCTTGTATACGTGTGGGGAGGTTGCTAGTCGATTTTAAATTTACCGCAAAGGCCGTTAGGTTTGGAAAAATATGCGCATCCCGTATCGATTCGATTGTCCGTTTCACATGTTAGCTTGTGTAGAAAATTGACAATGGTTTTACTTTTAGTTTTGTTGTCGTCTTATGCTAGTAGTGCAGTGTCACGTCACAGTGCACATATCAGTGGGGTCGTATTCTGGACGCGCCACAGTGCATCCGTAGAAGCCGCTACTGTGCGTGTGTGGCATGTAATGCATCTGTACGTGTTGTTTGTTTTCAGAAATAATGCTTTGGTTTTGTATTGGTTTCTTAAGTCTGATAGTCAATGGGAATGTTGTAAAATCCTCGTGCGTTGGCCTGTTTCCAAAGTTGTTCGACCTGTAAGGGATTGATCTCCCCCACCTCGTTGGTCTCCCGACCATTTACCGTATTCAACAGACAGCCGAAATGACACGGGACAATCTGATTCTCGCCGTGGCTCATACACCAGTCGTAGTGGCCTTTGAGAAAGGCGTTGTTGGGCCGTGTTTGAAGCAGACCGATGCGAATATGCCGAATCATTCCGACTCCTCGTGACTCTAAGGCTGGAATGGGTAGTACCGGAACGGTGTAATCCAGCATGAATCGTGTTTGGACCTGATCTACCGTCCGCAAAGCTTTCTCGTACATAGCGTTGGACAATATTTTTCCCACCAGTACGACTCGGTAGTCGGCCATGTCACTGAGGTTGTTGGTGTAGGAAATATTCGGGTGATTCAGAACACGGTGGCGTGAAAAGATGCATATTTTCAAGCCCGGTCGACTGGTGGTTAGCAGCTCACACACAGCCGTGCCGACTTTACCCCCGGCACCGATATAAAAGAGCCGATCCAGGTTGGGAACTTCGACAATTTGGTTATAAACGGAAGCGACCGTCATGGTATCGCCCGTCCACACTCGAATATTCTTGTCGTGAAGGTACTCGTCTTGTGCAATCATATTGGTCAAATCCATGCCGCCGTCATTGAGCTGCTTCATCTTATTGAGATTCCCGAAACCGAATTTGCGGGTTCCGTATTTTTGGTGCTCGTTCCGCATCAGTTGAAGCATTTCACGGTTGATGGCGTCGAAGCGACTAGGACCGGACATGTAGTCCCACGGCGTGCGCACCAACACAATGGTGCGCGCCACGAACTCATTGGCGACGCAGGTCCGGGAGCAATAGTAAAAGCTCATGAACAACCTACACACTTGGGCCACCAAGTGCATGAGGAAAAACTCGAGTTTCAGTGGGAGTCCGGTCAACAGGTATTGGTCAAAGACGTTGTATACGGAAATTTCCGGAATGGTCAGAAAGTGGCCGAATCCTCCGTTGTGTCCGATGAACACAAAGTCCTGTTGATCGGCCGGCAGCATAGCCCGCGGCTTTTTGTGGTATTCGCGGTAGGTTCCCAACAAGCGATCCCACAGGGGCATGAAGAGGCCGTAGTTAGCGTTAAAGTAGGCATGGTGTCCGAGATGGAACTCGGGGGTGTAAAAGAGATAAGTCAAAGGCGACCAGGGGCTGGTCAAGAACCAGGAACGAATCTGCACGTTGGTGTGACCCCAGGCGTTGATGGCGTCAAAGGCAACGAGGTAGGCTCCCACGACGGCCCAGTGCTGCCTCCCCTGTAACAAAAAAGGCAGCATAAAGGCCGGgccaaagacggcaaggtAGACAAAGTGCTCGTGAAAGTTTTGCACCAAAGACGTTGAGGGTAGGGTGTGTATACTCAAATGATGAAAGCCATGCATGGCTTTCATTTGTTTGGGCACGTGCAACCAGCGATGCGCCAGGTAGTAGAGCGGCTCGACGACGAGCACGTGCGAGAGGAAAACTTCCTTGGCACAACTCCAGATCTGTTCGTTGGGGCTAAAGAACATAGAAGGGAAAATCAGCTGCAGAGCGATTTGCGTGTACATGTGCAAGTAAAATCCGGTCAGGTAGTCATCCTTCTCCCGACGTAACTGTTTCTGCGTGAGCTTGTTGAAATAGTTGTCCTTGTCGACGAACTGATAGTGCAGGGAAAGAATCAGGTGCGTCGTCGCGATGCGAGCGATGGCAATGGCGTAAATCGTCCAAACCGGAGTGAACTTGGCAAACAGAGCGGGTCCGAGAAAAATCAACCAGTCGTAATCGGTGTTGCGGTCCTTGGCAGAGTGCGTCGGAGCGACAGCCGGAAAGCTGGTGTCTTCTTTGGGACTGGACTCGGCGACGGAATCGTCATCATCCGACGAGGAAACTTCCTTTTCGTGGGGTTTCGGCTCCGGTTTCTTGCACATTtttgtggacgacgacgtcggcTGATGAGTACAACGCAAGTGCTTGTGAGTTCCGCTGCTCGGAGTGGCGCTTGTTGGTCCAGATAGCGATAGCTAGCGTTGAAATGCTTCGGAATGGATGAATCGGTGAATGATGTTTGACTGTAACTTggtgtgtatgtgtgtgtgcgtgtgaTTGAGAGTCAATCTCTAGGTTTGGCTAGCGATGATACGAGTCACAggctattgttgttgggttGTCTGCTGTTGCTAGTAGATATACACTACAAACTTGTTGT
It includes:
- a CDS encoding predicted protein, coding for MEPLIINLVGSSDAEAALFAEAGITDRTTIASLDLPAFTQVLGDQVGTLAKRYKLKRVAEYLSSGKEIGPDTTMGDINLVLSSNHQNVGANAPNPAAGLDPRHGTMKASINMISKFSGDLEDFEDWSTKTAAALGITVYRKLLNGPPEVGNDFDAARNNELYQMFVIALVDGAAMHIMEGVKDQNGYAEWMAIKEWYGMSDTGRTIIDKYRSKLDALLLDNATPAGTFVNHFKRFSQKLKENGEGYTADTKRRQFLDKIIDKDYDVVKQQLEGDSTADFNECVARIRMREQVLMKDSTMSAKKARRFKSNEGGKSNGGAGKCSQESNQVERSLNSEGRILRSDELASTEYDGKGKTPSKREHDNDSSDESVKTRNTQGKGGSLSKKGKRGKGRRITGVVRRTETKTSGTPDSSIRISLKDPDDHVEVDEYDDVEIESGQDEDSTAPVKKERAKKQKNPSKRKHKRAKSRRSPISRHGRVGNEKPRAILDPGTECDIVGGDVWTVLEKVIGVEAQLGGALAGMGRCSLPLVNAVAVYNHSKGGTILIGAGNVGYDERSTQTESLFNTHELRKHVPERAPWAERLGNCPEFTLSKTLLAMTQLCAAPVEMDKREAPRQHRKSRIHALHPRQIEGRTDSDTFFSSVESIEGFLGMRKESQSHGAYQDFLRNVGAPNVLLTDNARTQIGKKWTKTSRENVTRQIKSVPNNQNQNQAERKIQDVKKRTILTLRYGKTPLTFWCFCQQFIVDCLNHSAHKDLNFRTPMEKMYGHTPDISMFRFRFWEPVWYYEPMAKYPAPNFLPGCFVGIAWDHGDDSALQSFDPLNNDAEVEMTSEINDYLDTNESAAS
- a CDS encoding predicted protein, which produces QPNLPRLPIPSLEETITKFPSYVAALQTPEQQTETRRLCDDFLQGVGPKLQQALLEYEQEGIEHGTRGSYIEEFWNESYLAPDESVVLNLNPFFVLEQSPDPKIAKDQLRRAASLTFASVKLASLLRHETLTPDIFRGKPLCMDQFKVLFGSARQPGGKQVCDQVTVYNDSTHVVVLCQKQFYYFPALWPESGHVAVDEADILDILTAIRLHAAKTDPEEASKTALGVLTSLPRSEWSTVRDELCLDPVNCAALHLIDSALFVLVLDDFTSSSDHALAGNMLHGTNVLPDTIDGYQEGSCLNRWYDKLQLIVCKDGSAGVNFEHSVIDGHTALRFVSDVFAETVVIFAESITALIYGKGRVPHVVEAQVERAANTTDVHGRPLLDVFPKKLLFNLSTFALERIHYAETALCDQIWSCDTHVLESQTYGKSLIVANKLSPDSFVQMSIHLAYYEMYGRLVCGYEPVLTKSYFHGRTEAVRSATPQVKKLCELWTDKAASPAQRLEALREATQEHSRLVKEAAQGKGVDRHLFALRSLAAHQNLPIPEFFHSEAWRLLNHTILSTSNCGNPALKLFGFGPVVHDGFGIGYIIKDNGISYSINSKHRQTARYVRTLEGVLHKLRLLF
- a CDS encoding predicted protein; amino-acid sequence: MCKKPEPKPHEKEVSSSDDDDSVAESSPKEDTSFPAVAPTHSAKDRNTDYDWLIFLGPALFAKFTPVWTIYAIAIARIATTHLILSLHYQFVDKDNYFNKLTQKQLRREKDDYLTGFYLHMYTQIALQLIFPSMFFSPNEQIWSCAKEVFLSHVLVVEPLYYLAHRWLHVPKQMKAMHGFHHLSIHTLPSTSLVQNFHEHFVYLAVFGPAFMLPFLLQGRQHWAVVGAYLVAFDAINAWGHTNVQIRSWFLTSPWSPLTYLFYTPEFHLGHHAYFNANYGLFMPLWDRLLGTYREYHKKPRAMLPADQQDFVFIGHNGGFGHFLTIPEISVYNVFDQYLLTGLPLKLEFFLMHLVAQVCRLFMSFYYCSRTCVANEFVARTIVLVRTPWDYMSGPSRFDAINREMLQLMRNEHQKYGTRKFGFGNLNKMKQLNDGGMDLTNMIAQDEYLHDKNIRVWTGDTMTVASVYNQIVEVPNLDRLFYIGAGGKVGTAVCELLTTSRPGLKICIFSRHRVLNHPNISYTNNLSDMADYRVVLVGKILSNAMYEKALRTVDQVQTRFMLDYTVPVLPIPALESRGVGMIRHIRIGLLQTRPNNAFLKGHYDWCMSHGENQIVPCHFGCLLNTVNGRETNEVGEINPLQVEQLWKQANARGFYNIPIDYQT